The DNA segment GAGAAAGGTGACGGCGAACTTGGTTGACCCGATGATGTCGCGCAGTTCCTTTTCGACGATGAGGCGAAACATGGTCGGTCTTCTCCTGGCGTTATTCCACCCTTTTCAGGGTTTTTTACGTTTCACTCCTGACCCAGGGTTACGCCCTGGGCTAGCGAATTTCTCCCCTTCGGGGATCTCGAACTTCGCCACTCGCACTTCGGACTTCTCCCGTCGCCGCCTTGGGAGTTGGGCACTTGGAAGTTGGGAGCCGGAGAGCGCGGCCCTTTCGATACGCGATGGAAGTCCATGCTCTTAGTCAACTGAGGCCTCCAGAGGTTGCTCGCCGGAGGCGCTCTCCATATAGCCTCCCATGTATTCGACGTAGAGCGATTCCAGGTTCTCGCCTTCCAGCTCCTGGCGGGAGCGCTGCATGACGATGCGGCCCTGGTTCATGATGCCCACGGTGTCGGCCACGTCCTTGGCGCGGAAGATGTCGTGGGTGGACATGAGGATGGCCTTCTCTTCGCCGCGCAGGTCGTCGAGCAGGCGCATGAACTCGAGTCCGGCCTTGGGATCGAGTCCCGAGGTGGGCTCGTCGAGCAGGATGGCCGGCGCGTCCTTGAGGATGGCGATGGCGATGCCGCACTTCTGGCGCATGCCCTTGGAGAATCCCTTGAGGCGCTTGTCGTGGGCCTCCTCCTGCAATCCCACCCGCTGCAGCACCTGGCGGTAGTCGTCGCGGGTGTAGTCTTTGCGTCCGCCCAGGCGGGCGAAATAATCGAGGTTCTGGATGGCCGTGAAGTTGGGATAGAGCATCACGTTCTCGGAGACGAAAGCCATCTTGGTCTTGGCTTTGAGCGGTTTCTTGTGGGTGACGATGCCGTCCACCCGGGCTTCTCCCGAAGTGGGCTCGATAAGGTTGAGGAAGATGTTGATGGTAGTGGTCTTCCCCGCCCCGTTGCCGCCCAACATGGCGTAGATCTCGCCGGGGCGGATGGCGAAAGACACCTCGTCCACCGCCAGCACACCGTCCTCGTAGCGCTTGCTCAGACTGACGGCTTCGATTAAGGGTTTAACTTCGTTCATGATGTTTGTTCCTTCCCTTCCAAAGCTTTTGGCGACGCGGGGCTGCCCTCCTTCGCCAAGGCTATGAAGGGTCTAGCGGCGCGAAAGCCTGATGCCGAAAATCACGATGCCCAGCACCAGCGACACGATGGCGCCCACCACGACGGCGATTCCGGTGACGTCGGTCTCGCTCTGCAATTCAACCGTGATGGTCTTGTCTTCGCCGTCCACCGGCTGATTGTCGGACAGCGAGGTGGACTGGACGCGGATCTCGTACTTGCCCACTGTCATCTGCGGGGGAGGCGTAACGAACACCGAGACCCGCTTCTCTTCTCCCACCTGCAATTCCTGCAACAGCGGAGGATCGACCGACTTGGTCCAGTTGAGCGGCGGATCCACCTGAAGTTCGATGTTGTCGAGCCGCTGGGTCCCTTCGTTCTTGAGTTCGATGGGAATCTCCACCCGCTCTCCCGCCTTGGCGGCGAAGTAAAGCTGAGGAACCCGCACCAGCAATTCGCCCACCCCGCGGGGAACCAGCTCCAGCCGCAGATACCCCACGTCCAGCGCCTTGATCTGGGCTTCGCTCCAGGTCCGCCCGTTGAGGTTGCCCAGTTGCTGGGCCTGCTCACGGGGGATGACCATGACGTAGAAAGGAATGGGCTGGTCGATGACGATTTCCTCTCCAGGACGGTCGGGCAACGACACCTCCAAAGCCGCCTGGCGGGTATTGGCGCCCTCGGTGAAGCGGAACTGGGTCAGACGGGCCGAGGTGGCCGGGTCGACGAAATAGCGGTTGAGCTGGGCCGGCAGGTTGACCACCGCCAGCTTGAAGGTGTCGTTCTCGCCGCTGAACAGCTCCAGGGTCAGGTTGAAGGTGGCCGAAGCGCCCAACTCGGCTTCCTGCGAAAACTGAGAGCTCTGCAGGATCACCTTGTTGACGCTGGAATCCTTCTGCAAAGAGATCTTGGGGCTGCGCTGAGAGCCGTTGCCGTAAGAGATTCCCACCGTCACCGAGTCGACGTCGCGCAGCAGGGTGAAATCGACCTCGGCCGGCTCTCCGTAGCGAAGCTCTTCGATCTTGGCCTCGTAGGGATTGGAGATGATGGCGTTGTCGTCGTCCAGCAGCGAGATATAGACGTCGTGGATGACGTCGGGCTGCAAAGCGCGGAAAAGCTCGTCGTCGATGTTGAGCAGACGGCGGTATTCGTCTCCTCCCCCCGAGGTATTCTCGACCTTGAGGCGGACGTGCTTCTTGCCGTCCTCGGCCTGGAACTGCACGGCCTCGATGATGGCCACGTACTGCCCCTCGAAAACCACCGCCAGCAGCGACTGATGATAGTTGACCTCGGCGTCGGAAAGCGTGGCCCGGGCCCGGTCCAGTTCGGCCCGGGTGATGAGCTTCTGCTCGTAGAGCTTCCGGCTGCGTTCAAAATCACTTTGCGCTTGCTCGAAGTAGGCCTTGGCCCGCTTCAATCCCAAAAGGCGGTACTTGTCGTCGCGCTCGTTGAAGGGATTGCCGAGCTGAGCCCGCAGCGACGGCACTGCGTCCAGGGCAACCGCCAGGGTCATGCACAGC comes from the Acidobacteriota bacterium genome and includes:
- a CDS encoding ABC transporter ATP-binding protein; its protein translation is MNEVKPLIEAVSLSKRYEDGVLAVDEVSFAIRPGEIYAMLGGNGAGKTTTINIFLNLIEPTSGEARVDGIVTHKKPLKAKTKMAFVSENVMLYPNFTAIQNLDYFARLGGRKDYTRDDYRQVLQRVGLQEEAHDKRLKGFSKGMRQKCGIAIAILKDAPAILLDEPTSGLDPKAGLEFMRLLDDLRGEEKAILMSTHDIFRAKDVADTVGIMNQGRIVMQRSRQELEGENLESLYVEYMGGYMESASGEQPLEASVD
- a CDS encoding NEW3 domain-containing protein; the encoded protein is MKLPSRVPVFLWLCMTLAVALDAVPSLRAQLGNPFNERDDKYRLLGLKRAKAYFEQAQSDFERSRKLYEQKLITRAELDRARATLSDAEVNYHQSLLAVVFEGQYVAIIEAVQFQAEDGKKHVRLKVENTSGGGDEYRRLLNIDDELFRALQPDVIHDVYISLLDDDNAIISNPYEAKIEELRYGEPAEVDFTLLRDVDSVTVGISYGNGSQRSPKISLQKDSSVNKVILQSSQFSQEAELGASATFNLTLELFSGENDTFKLAVVNLPAQLNRYFVDPATSARLTQFRFTEGANTRQAALEVSLPDRPGEEIVIDQPIPFYVMVIPREQAQQLGNLNGRTWSEAQIKALDVGYLRLELVPRGVGELLVRVPQLYFAAKAGERVEIPIELKNEGTQRLDNIELQVDPPLNWTKSVDPPLLQELQVGEEKRVSVFVTPPPQMTVGKYEIRVQSTSLSDNQPVDGEDKTITVELQSETDVTGIAVVVGAIVSLVLGIVIFGIRLSRR